A part of Aspergillus oryzae RIB40 DNA, chromosome 7 genomic DNA contains:
- a CDS encoding putative pathogenicity factor (predicted protein): MPPKPKPRKENQPQEEPLPPCEFTFPCPATDDKANNPRRKVISHIFGRNKYATKRFPDHVWVHYCRQHYQRARYRVEWPVMQCELLMVVLGRMERWGGVKGWDVVLRKREVERLKGEDGGEGTSTSTSTSTTECDLITLSSGSGSSSACVGFTTDDGGEHGRRRKPNIVASPVSGWLLREVGSDKSFADLRDLVRRVREDMDSLRGRGVPARRVVFPDIELLPTFQSWVLAPAKKRRRSVRRDVGRGKKGGIGEKVSRVNGKGAVKRVHQ; encoded by the coding sequence atgcccccaaaaccaaaaccccgaaaagaaaaccaaccccaagaagaaccccTCCCACCCTGCGAATTCACGTTCCCCTGTCCAGCAACAGACGATAAAGCCAACAATCCACGCCGAAAGGTCATATCCCATATCTTCGGCCGAAATAAGTACGCCACGAAGCGGTTCCCGGACCATGTGTGGGTGCATTACTGTCGACAGCATTACCAGCGGGCGCGGTATAGGGTTGAGTGGCCGGTCATGCAGTGTGAGCTGTTGATGGTTGTCCTGGGACGCATGGAGAGATGGGGTGGTGTTAAGGGGTGGGATGTTGtgttgaggaagagggaggtggagaggttgaAAGGGGAGGATGGGGGAGAGGGCACCtctacttctacttctacttctactACCGAGTGTGATCTTATTACGCTCTCGTCTGGGTCCGGCTCGTCGTCTGCCTGTGTTGGGTTTACTActgatgatggtggtgagcATGGCAGACGTAGGAAACCAAATATTGTGGCTTCGCCTGTGTCGGGTTGGCTTTTGAGGGAGGTTGGTTCGGATAAGTCTTTTGCAGATTTGCGGGACCTTGTTCGTCGGGTACGTGAGGATATGGATTCTCTTCGTGGACGGGGCGTGCCGGCCCGTCGAGTCGTGTTTCCGGATATTGAGCTTTTACCGACGTTTCAGTCTTGGGTTCTGGCtccggcgaagaagaggcgGAGGAGTGTGAGGAGAGATGTAGGTCGAGGGAAGAAGGGTGGGATTGGAGAGAAGGTTTCGAGGGTTAATGGGAAGGGGGCTGTGAAGAGGGTTCACCAGTGA
- a CDS encoding uncharacterized protein (predicted protein) — protein MDFHLVPRGEDRNYTGFLTKTIVYTSSLVVFLAWNAAFGLTVSSIVVPKWISYRNDQIWYSYGLHRRCSSVTDACVSFPQQDDCSGRGRYFCSMWRSVGFLMSFAVVLEGMSIVAYLIILSGGKRLRESGWKVLSLLIVLSAVVQAASMSIVAYLYDHDTRFFPGWRLDESWIYCTISWCISLLCAAALIVAGRVLPSEGGYELIPDHS, from the exons ATGGATTTTCATCTAGTACCGCGCGGCGAAGATCGAAACTACACAGGCTTTCTAACGAAGACCATCGTCTACACATCatccttggttgtttttctaGCTT GGAACGCAGCATTCGGCTTAACCGTATCCTCCATTGTGGTTCCAAAATGGATCAGCTATCGCAACGATCAG ATCTGGTATTCATACGGCCTCCATCGGCGCTGTTCCTCAGTCACCGATGCCTGCGTTAGTTTCCCCCAGCAGGACGATTGCAGTGGCCGAGGCCGCTATTTCTGTTCCATGTGGCGCTCCGTGGGCTTCCTTATGTCCTTTGCCGTCGTTCTGGAGGGCATGAGTATCGTCGCATACTTGATCATATTGTCTGGTGGGAAGCGACTGCGGGAATCTGGGTGGAAGGTTCTCAGTTTGTTGATCGTGTTATCGGCTGTTGTCCAGGCGGCGAGCATGTCCATCGTG GCCTATTTATACGACCATGACACGCGGTTTTTCCCCGGCTGGAGACTGGACGAGTCCTGGATTTATTGCACCATCAGCTGGTGCATTAGCTTGCTCTGCGCGGCTGCCCTTATTGTTGCCGGTCGCGTGCTACCGTCTGAAGGTGGCTATGAGTTGATCCCCGACCATTCTTAA
- a CDS encoding U6 snRNP complex subunit PRP24 (RNA-binding protein SART3 (RRM superfamily)): MDKLFAMGEDLWAEWIQDESMLAQTVDERIVVMELCQRSVEEEYGSTKLWSIYGEWVLYLYNSAHAEGAQHQWTEEDRMIGREVFSWHMVLDVWQRGAEATRWRTPDSHLVWDRLLDLQVQDITRNPSQEKIGHVRNLFDIRLQTPHATWDQTFQAFSGFVSTYYNANYETIMADTAGRYATSCKEQYSAREEFEIRLRNATEAGDVTQEWTIFTEYIEWEISNNRRNHHSNFELVNAVYQRAVLRFPTDANMWEDFVMFLIDESMHGNANTTTISTLERATRHCPCSGTLWSQYLLSSEREGQSFSKIADIKHKATSTGLLDVAGMEEVLKVHTAWCSYLRRRAFMPDSTDEDLDVAEVGIRSAIESVQELGEKKYGRSYQGDPLFRLERIYIRYLSESGSWDSARETFKGLMGRRGNSYEFWLTYYEWELISWSKFVQGEATVDAARRTPNPSFATAVLKQAIKRTDLDWPEKIMQTYIAHCEDYEDSDELQLAILETRKAMRAVRARRERDARELAAQHAQQAASSQQATHPEKRKREEEEANVNGLPAKKARGEEETSAAEAEPAVLQRDRENATVVVKNLPHQISEHKVRQFFRHCGTINSVKMFPGDGNSEVAVIEFNSRDEALVAQTRDQKSLDGFTIEVQIGTCSTLFVTNFPPEADENYIRGLFREYGEIIDVRFPSLKYNTHRRFCYVQFKTAEAAHSATKLDGTTVGKGLTLTAKISDPSRKQDRHGPIYEGREIHVSNVDFKASERDVQELFSKYGTVELVRLPRKVDGGSKGFGYVVFSNKEEATAALAMDGQEYRSRTLHVKISAPQSTKRSATTIVSQVGKSQSPAAVVNGSKESADADTPSRERAARSLGLMNIPDTVNDARIRALVEPYGKLIKIVLRPDHQGAIVEFADVNHAGRASLELEGQEIAPGRKLHVGTVPEMLKQSAENKDGRIQPSSKPKEKQGGFLQPTGPIKRPQQPGSRGGRRGGLGVKRAGPHGGHNGEKTMTTTMMTTDSAPSAEGGKTKKSNDDFRAMIQRGREE; this comes from the exons ATGGACAAGCTCTTTGCCATGGGTGAAGACCTCTGGGCAGAGTGGATACAAGATGAGAGCATGCTCGCACAAACCGTGGATGAGCGCATCGTAGTTATGGAGCTTTGCCAGCGgtcggtggaggaagagtacgGCAGTACGAAGCTTTGGAGCATCTACGGGGAATGGGTTCTTTATCTCTATAATTCTGCGCACGCTGAGGGTGCTCAACATCAGTGGACGGAAGAGGATCGTATGATCGGTCGCGAGGTCTTCTCTTGGCACATGGTCTTGGATGTCTGGCAGAGGGGTGCCGAAGCGACTCGGTGGCGGACTCCCGATAGCCATTTGGTCTGGGATCGACTGCTCGACCTGCAGGTGCAGGACATCACTCGGAACCCCAGCCAGGAGAAAATTGGGCATGTGCGGAATTTATTCGATATCAGACTGCAAACCCCTCATGCCACCTGGGATCAGACTTTCCAGGCGTTCTCGGGTTTTGTCTCCACCTATTATAACGCAAATTACGAAACTATTATGGCAGACACTGCAGGCCGATATGCAACTTCTTGCAAAGAACAGTACTCCGCTCGCGAAGAGTTTGAAATCCGACTCCGGAATGCCACCGAGGCGGGCGATGTCACCCAGGAGTGGACCATCTTCACGGAGTACATTGAGTGGGAAATCAGCAACAATCGTCGCAACCACCATTCCAACTTTGAGTTAGTCAACGCTGTCTACCAGCGTGCAGTGCTTCGGTTCCCAACCGACGCCAACATGTGGGAGGATTTTGTCATGTTCCTCATCGATGAATCCATGCATGGCAATGCGAACACCACGACGATCTCTACCCTGGAACGGGCAACTCGGCACTGCCCATGCTCCGGTACCCTTTGGTCTCAGTATTTACTCAGCTCAGAACGGGAGGGTCAGTCCTTCTCCAAAATCGCCGACATCAAACACAAGGCCACCAGCACTGGTCTACTCGATGTGGCCGGCATGGAGGAGGTCCTCAAGGTACATACAGCATGGTGCAGCTACCTCCGGAGGAGAGCTTTCATGCCGGACTCCACCGATGAAGATCTCGATGTTGCCGAAGTTGGCATCCGCTCTGCCATCGAAAGCGTTCAAGAGCTGGGTGAAAAGAAGTACGGTCGGTCCTACCAAGGCGATCCCTTGTTTCGCCTAGAGCGCATCTACATTCGCTATCTCAGTGAAAGTGGCAGCTGGGATAGTGCACGGGAAACCTTCAAGGGTCTTATGGGTCGACGAGGCAACAGCTATGAGTTCTGGCTCACGTACTATGAATGGGAATTGATCTCATGGAGCAAATTCGTGCAAGGCGAAGCCACCGTTGATGCCGCGCGCCGGACCCCTAACCCCAGTTTTGCCACCGCTGTATTGAAACAAGCTATCAAGCGGACGGACCTGGATTGGCCCGAGAAAATCATGCAAACCTACATCGCACATTGTGAGGATTATGAGGACTCTGATGAATTGCAGCTGGCCATTTTGGAAACGAGGAAGGCAATGCGGGCGGTCAGAGCTCGGCGAGAACGTGACGCGAGAGAACTGGCCGCACAGCATGCGCAACAAGCCGCATCATCCCAACAAGCGACGCACCCTGAAAAGAGGAAacgggaggaggaggaagctaATGTAAATGGATTGCCCGCTAAAAAGGCTcgcggagaagaggaaacgTCGGCTGCGGAAGCAGAGCCAGCGGTCCTTCAGCGAGACCGGGAAAATGCGACAGTCGTGGTGAAAAACTTACCCCACCAGATCAGCGAACATAAAGTTCGACAATTCTTCCGTCAT TGCGGTACGATAAACAGCGTCAAGATGTTTCCGGGTGACGGGAACTCGGAGGTTGCGGTCATCGAGTTTAACTCAAGGGACGAAGCCCTTGTTGCGCAAACACGCGACCAGAAATCACTGGATGGTTTTACCATCGAAGTGCAGATTGGGACATGTTCAACATTGTTTGTCACCAACTTTCCCCCGGAGGCAGACGAAAACTACATTCGTGGCCTGTTCCGTGAG TATGGCGAAATCATCGATGTTCGCTTCCCATCGCTTAAATATAATACGCACCGACGTTTCTGTTACGTGCAATTCAAGACTGCAGAGGCAGCGCATAGCGCCACGAAGTTGGATGGGACTACGGTTGGTAAAGGTCTGACGCTAACGGCTAAGATCTCGGACCCTTCCCGGAAACAGGACCGTCATGGTCCTATATACGAAGGACGGGAGATCCACGTGTCGAATGTAGACTTCAAGGCCAGTGAGCGTGATGTCCAAGAGCTCTTCTCGAAGTACGGAACCGTGGAGTTGGTCCGCCTGCCTAGGAAGGTTGACGGTGGCAGCAAGGGCTTCGGTTATGTTGTCTTTTCGAATAAAGAGGAAGCCACTGCCGCCCTTGCTATGGACGGGCAAGAGTATCGATCGCGAACCCTCCACGTGAAGATTTCCGCTCCCCAGAGCACGAAGCGAAGCGCGACCACCATCGTGTCTCAAGTTGGGAAATCCCAGTCCCCTGCAGCCGTAGTCAACGGCAGTAAAGAATCAGCCGATGCGGACACTCCCAGCAGGGAACGCGCTGCGCGTAGCTTGGGACTGATGAATATTCCCGACACGGTGAATGACGCGCGTATCCGGGCCCTTGTGGAGCCGTACGGCAAATTGATCAAGATTGTCTTACGGCCCGATCATCAGGGTGCCATTGTGGAGTTTGCCGATGTGAATCATGCGGGCCGGGCTTCTTTGGAGCTCGAGGGCCAGGAGATTGCGCCCGGGCGCAAATTGCATGTGGGCACCGTACCAGAGATGCTAAAACAGTCCGCTGAGAATAAAGATGGTCGGATACAACCATCCAGCAAGCCGAAGGAGAAGCAAGGGGGATTCCTCCAGCCCACGGGGCCGATCAAGCGACCACAACAACCGGGTTCGCGGGGTGGCCGACGAGGGGGTCTCGGTGTGAAACGCGCCGGCCCTCATGGAGGACACAACGGAGAGAaaacgatgacgacgacaatgatgacgacCGACAGCGCACCCTCCGCCGAAGGGGGGAAGACGAAAAAGAGCAATGATGACTTCCGTGCGATGATCCAGCGGGGTCGCGAGGAGTGA
- a CDS encoding mitochondrial 54S ribosomal protein uL22m (predicted protein), whose amino-acid sequence MASSHLSELPARTGITYIPRRTLTYTVPRRAQENGDNGNKEPQSKSSAFSSIKNFFFGGKSDAKPTVQRRTAPQKREGSLSADSIFAEDEATPKLIASGRTPAARKQEAEPTEEEEVQTGVEHRNRANMQMVLDPRPEARIRWERKMVVREVRRRGRLSKPEQIMRTERESVSKSHWFKTSVKKLGPLARQIAGKNIDEAMLQMRFSKKKAAKDVLEHLKHAKNVAVVRSGMGLGAAEATIRKPITITLKSGERKTITDPTSIYIEQAWVNRGPYGVDYDHRARGQINLLRPPYTSLSVVLKEEKTRIREWKDREAVSQRKRKTQLWTQLPDRKISAQNQYYSW is encoded by the coding sequence ATGGCGAGTTCTCACCTATCCGAACTTCCAGCCCGGACCGGCATCACCTACATCCCTCGCCGCACCTTGACCTATACTGTGCCTCGCCGTGCCCAAGAAAATGGTGACAATGGAAACAAAGAACCCCAATCGAAGTCCTCTGCTTTTTCGTCCATcaagaacttcttcttcggcggaaaGTCCGACGCAAAGCCCACGGTCCAACGGAGGACGGCCCCCCAGAAGCGAGAGGGTAGCCTGAGTGCGGACTCGATTTTCGCAGAGGACGAGGCAACTCCCAAGCTGATTGCATCTGGTCGCACACCGGCTGCCCGTAAACAGGAGGCTGAGCccaccgaggaagaagaggttcaGACTGGTGTGGAGCACCGGAACCGTGCCAATATGCAGATGGTGCTAGACCCCCGTCCCGAGGCCCGTATTCGTTGGGAGCGTAAGATGGTCGTCCGGGAGGTTCGCCGCCGAGGACGTCTTTCAAAGCCCGAACAGATCATGCGCACGGAGCGCGAATCGGTCTCCAAGTCACACTGGTTCAAGACTTCCGTCAAGAAGCTTGGTCCCCTCGCTCGTCAGATCGCGGGAAAGAACATCGACGAAGCCATGCTGCAAATGCGCttcagcaagaagaaggctgccaAGGATGTTCTCGAGCACCTCAAGCATGCGAAGAACGTTGCCGTCGTCCGCTCCGGTATGGGTCTTGGTGCCGCTGAGGCGACAATCCGCAAGCCCATCACGATCACTCTGAAGTCGGGAGAGCGTAAGACTATCACCGACCCGACCTCCATTTACATCGAACAGGCGTGGGTCAACCGCGGTCCATATGGTGTAGATTACGACCACCGTGCCAGAGGCCagatcaacctcctccgcccCCCGTACACATCTCTTTCGGTTGtcctgaaggaagagaagacaCGAATCAGGGAGTGGAAGGACCGCGAGGCTGTGTCGCAGCGCAAGCGCAAGACTCAGCTTTGGACCCAGCTGCCTGACCGGAAAATCTCCGCTCAGAACCAGTACTACAGCTGGTAA
- a CDS encoding histidine phosphatase family protein (predicted phosphoglycerate mutase), with product MTLRPTPTTSTIGPETQFKLLFLGRHGEGVHNVAERRYGTELWDVCFLSFPFSFLRSFSLFGSAGFHDHDPILAWFTVHSISLILMKRGEKCYWSLQNGDETGTWVDARLTPLGISQAETANQAWRTQIQNNIPSPQSYYVSPLNRCLATASITFKDLGLPHTEPFRPVIKELLRETLGLHTCDSRSSKTAIAEEYPLYRFEEGFAEEDPLYDPELRESDFARDVRLRELLSDVFAHDASTVVSLTAHSGAITSILEVVGHRRFALMTGAVIPVLVRGVRVEGPSPPVQVEPPTRAPVCPAGWV from the exons ATGACCCTAAGACCGACCCCGACAACTTCGACTAT TGGTCCCGAGACGCAGTTCAAGCTGCTCTTCCTGGGTAGACATGGAGAGGGCGTCCATAATGTTGCTGAGAGGAGGTATGGGACTGAGCTTTGGGATGTatgtttcctttcttttcctttcagtTTCTTAcgctctttctctttgtttggcTCTGCAGGATTCCATGACCATGATCCAATTCTAGCCTGGTTTACCGTACATTCCATATCTTTGATACTAATgaaaaggggggaaaagtGCTACTGGTCTCTCCAAAACGGCGACGAAACAGGCACCTGGGTCGACGCCCGTCTCACTCCGCTGGGAATCTCCCAAGCCGAAACAGCCAACCAGGCCTGGAGAACACAGATCCAAAACAACATCCCCTCCCCACAGTCCTACTACGTGAGTCCCCTGAACCGGTGTCTAGCGACCGCTAGCATCACCTTCAAGGACCTAGGGTTACCGCATACGGAACCTTTTCGGCCTGTGATTAAAGAG CTCCTCCGCGAAACACTCGGCCTGCACACCTGCGACAGCCGATCTAGTAAAACGGCCATCGCGGAGGAATACCCACTGTACCGATTCGAAGAGGGCTTtgcggaagaagatccgcTGTATGACCCTGAGCTCCGGGAGTCGGACTTTGCGCGGGATGTCCGGCTCCGGGAGCTCTTGTCTGATGTGTTTGCGCATGATGCCAGTACGGTTGTTTCGTTGACGGCGCATTCGGGGGCTATTACGAGTATtttggaggtggtggggCATCGGCGGTTTGCGTTGATGACGGGCGCGGTTATTCCAGTGCTGGTTAGGGGGGTGAGGGTTGAGGGGCCGAGTCCCCCTGTGCAGGTTGAGCCGCCGACGAGGGCGCCTGTCTGTCCTGCGGGTTGGGTTTAG
- a CDS encoding uncharacterized protein (predicted protein), giving the protein MNSLPLQSVSTNRSSSGGSQQLRISQTMSTVTSQQVSVGNYCTALSSYATTVIFKSGLAFAGFWQSIGSAVSSAGGMFGRLAVFASKEHWFARKGMGGVLGIFS; this is encoded by the exons ATGAACTCTCTGCCACTCCAATCTGTGTCTACCAACCGCTCGTCGAGTGGTGGAAGCCAACAATTGCGCATTTCACAGACGATGTCTACCGTCACAAGCCAACAAGTGTCGGTTGGAAACTACTGTACCGCGCTCAGCAGCTATGCTACCACAGTGATTTTCAAGAGTGGTCTCGCATTTGCCGGTTTTTGGCAAAGTATTGGATCGGCTGTTTCATCGGCCGGAGGCATGTTTGGCAGACTTGCTGTCTTTGCTTCCAAAGAACATTGGTTTGCTAGGAAGGGAATGGG CGGTGTTTTGGGCATATTTTCATGA
- a CDS encoding uncharacterized protein (predicted protein), whose protein sequence is MSADQLLYSMGHSSQGDEFFDFDNFFDIPSDYVDSNPTSVNSISPKDFDLTYNDLDGSNWDSGLDMCTQFPFTDFVNHEPSFQEYFGDSANAEPVVDPNDILQLPSTSPSEVFVGSEFDNAWLPGAHGYDDHYYSTIRHMVESQAAVDPSCSSKKEKRREAAIALHLQRLQDAPLPETDMSSDSNTSFPSPQWSVSHDPACASPATTSLSDSTKSPTPPSADATPGGIELVLDLNMNTPANLPRKQKPRSRAQKENYIKVRKHGACEKHRKQHKRAD, encoded by the exons ATGTCTGCGGATCAATTGCTTTACTCAATGGGTCACTCATCCCAGGGTGATGaattctttgactttgacaaCTTCTTTGATATCCCCTCGGATTATGTCGACAGTAACCCGACCTCGGTGAACTCAATTTCCCCCAAGGACTTTGACCTGACTTACAACGACCTGGACGGTTCAAATTGGGACTCGGGACTCGACATGTGCACTCAATTTCCATTCACCGACTTTGTCAACCACGAACCATCATTCCAGGAATACTTCGGAGACTCCGCGAATGCCGAGCCCGTTGTAGACCCcaatgatatccttcaaCTGCCgtcaacttcaccaagtGAAGTCTTCGTTGGATCCGAGTTTGACAATGCCTGGCTGCCAGGTGCGCACGGTTACGACGACCATTACTATTCGACCATTCGGCATATGGTAGAGTCGCAAGCGGCGGTTGACCCGAGCTGCtcatccaaaaaagaaaagcgccGAGAAGCAGCCATAGCCCTACATCTACAGCGCTTGCAAGATGCCCCACTTCCCGAGACAGATATGTCTTCGGATTCAAATACCAGTTTTCCATCGCCTCAGTGGAGTGTTTCCCATGACCCTGCATGCGCCAGCCCTGCGACTACTTCACTGTCCGATTCAACCAAGTCGCCAACACCTCCCTCCGCCGATGCGACACCCGGCGGGATTGAGCTCGTCTTGGACCTCAACATGAACACGCCAGCGAATCTACCGAGGAAGCAGAAACCTCGGTCACGGGCTCAAAAGGAAAACTACATCAAAGTTCGAAAACATGGTGCCTGTGAAAAACATCGAAAACAGCATAAGAGG GCAGACTAG
- a CDS encoding putative GPI anchored protein (predicted protein) codes for MDEFFFRSGTMNTFRTFGLLALLAIFSVAQGANLALDQHSQTLEFPKARRLSAASLPPSLRVREIEMVALKREASFDFIHEVPGDDTEYVFTTTLNVASQHPILALEALETDIDDMSCSDSTIQLSIDSPTRARALKQELEAVSDFVVVTSHEGCDLEGERSIHHVTKTSVDLARQVFTLEKVKCDWHDASHSTSVSFSHRHRSRIQRRTYTLHQKRQQEATSAPTTTRVVGEGSTPSISFPAVPTATTGLPSSVTKSLDKHYVNQKIFPPDTPAADMFIPQGVTVTCKNCTLQGDIEITRGSFNISGNTIKDTIAFFDDGALEITSNGLFAQVELGLSLSLSQSLASLNMSLPTIPLTPFEVGIRAQGVIMLYYDGIDNPRYQEL; via the exons ATGGACGAGTTTTTCTTTCGATCAGGTACGATGAACACTTTTAGAACCTTTGGCCTGTTGGCTCTCTTGGCTATCTTTAGCGTTGCTCAAGGGGCCAACTTGGCACTCGATCAGCATTCCCAAACCTTGGAATTCCCAAAGGCCCGGCGACTTTCTGCAGCCAGTCTGCCCCCCAGCCTCAGAGTGAGAGAGATCGAAATGGTCGCTCTAAAGAGAGAAGCAAGTTTCGACTTTATACACGAGGTCCCAGGAGATGACACGGAATATGTCTTCACCACTACCCTCAATGTGGCATCTCAACACCCGATTCTTGCCCTTGAGGCTTTAGAAACCGACATAGATGATATGTCGTGCTCGGATTCAACGATTCAATTGTCCATCGACTCGCCTACTCGGGCCAGAGCCCTAAAGCAGGAACTCGAGGCTGTATCAGATTTTGTTGTCGTCACTTCCCATGAAGGCTGTGACTTGGAAGGCGAGAGGTCCATCCATCA TGTGACGAAGACGAGTGTCGACCTTGCTCGTCAAGTGTTCAccctggagaaggtcaaaTGCGACTGGCACGATGCAAGCCATTCTACCAGCGTGTCTTTCTCCCACAGGCACCGATCAAGGATCCAGAGGCGTACATATACCTTGCATCAGAAACGACAGCAGGAGGCAACAAGTGCGCCGACAACCACGAGGGTAGTAGGGGAAGGCTCTACGCCTTCCATATCCTTTCCAGCGGTTCCCACTGCGACAACGGGACTGCCTTCGAGTGTGACTAAATCGCTCGACAAGCACTATGTCAATCAGAAGATATTTCCGCCAGATACTCCTGCCGCTGACATGTTCAT TCCGCAAGGAGTAACAGTGACCTGCAAAAACTGCACGCTCCAGGGCGATATTGAGATAACTCGAGGCTCGTTCAACATTTCTGGGAATACGATTAAAGACACAATTGCCTTTTTTGACGACGGTGCTCTTGAAATCACATCGAATGGCCTTTTCGCACAGGTTGAACTTGGTCTTAGCCTTTCGCTGAGCCAATCTCTGGCTTCCCTTAACATGTCTCTCCCTACAATTCCTCTCACTCCATTTGAGGTAGGCATCCGGGCACAAGGTGTTATCATGCTTTACTATGACGGTATTGACAACCCTAGATACCAGGAGTTGTAG
- a CDS encoding putative AMP-binding enzyme (acyl-CoA synthetases (AMP-forming)/AMP-acid ligases II) — MNLASTAPVAARFADPELCSWTTRGTLVLRVERLDRMRLTFTLFYPKPPLLESTIGDHFAQIVSAYGDRTAVICKHQNDRVTYAGLDAKSNALARGLESVGVRTGDRVGVMLGNSMEFSIATYALFKLGAILVPINPSFNATQVVSALTHLEATHMIVSTESNLPRKEPRSNIPILQHLVQDLHKSKLESALVPSLKHIIIVDNSSGRVDISEYRSLTKFSSVTSAAKADEAALPYRDLSPHDVVNIQFTSGTTAMPKAACLTHRSVLNNGSQIGDRMRLTPEDIVCCPPPLFHCFGSVLGYMATATHGSAVVFPTESFNARAALTAVQEERCTALYGVPTMFIEELTLIDDGEVPNEGFGHLRTGIAAGSSVPAALMQRLHKVLNLTELTICYGMTETSPVSAMTTTDDPIDKRINTVGRLMPHVEAKIVNPADRSQILPVGVPGELAVSGYLLMKEYWGDPQRTAESMIADEKGKVWMHSGDEATISPDGYVTITGRIKDLIIRGGENIHPLEIENCILTHAGVMDVSVVGVPDEKYGEVVAAFIIPKEHQDEAAPLTEENIREWVRGRLSNHLVPKYVFNLEHTTIFPKTASGKIQKFKLKEDAIRTLKERNSLS; from the exons ATGA ACCTTGCAAGCACTGCCCCCGTGGCGGCGAGGTTTGCTGACCCAGAGCTATGCTCGTGGACCACTAGAGGTACCCTTGTGCTACGTGTTGAGCGTCTAGATCGCATGAGGCTAACATTTACTCTTTTTTACCCTAAGCCTCCATTGCTGGAATCAACCATTGGGGATCATTTCGCTCAAATCGTTAGCGCATATGGTGACCGAACAGC TGTCATCTGCAAACATCAAAATGACCGAGTAACTTATGCCGGTCTCGATGCGAAAAGCAACGCCCTCGCACGGGGCTTGGAGTCTGTAGGCGTGCGCACAGGCGACCGTGTGGGAGTGATGCTGGGAAATTCCATGGAATTCTCCATT GCGACTTATGCGTTGTTTAAACTCGGAGCCATTCTC GTCCCAATAAACCCATCATTCAACGCAACCCAAGTGGTCTCGGCATTAACTCACCTAGAGGCTACCCATATGATCGTCAGCACCGAATCTAATCTGCCGCGAAAAGAGCCCCGGAGCAACATCCCAATCTTACAGCACCTGGTCCAAGACCTTCACAAATCAAAACTGGAATCCGCACTTGTCCCATCCCTGAAGCATATCATCATAGTCGACAACTCCTCCGGCCGGGTTGACATCTCCGAGTACAGATCTTTGACGAAGTTTTCCTCGGTGACATCCGCCGCAAAGGCAGATGAGGCCGCATTGCCATATCGAGATCTATCACCTCATGACGTCGTAAACATCCAGTTCACATCCGGCACCACCGCCATGCCCAAAGCAGCCTGCCTGACCCATCGATCGGTTCTCAACAACGGTTCCCAGATCGGCGACCGCATGCGCCTCACCCCGGAGGATATCGTCTGCTGTCCTCCACCGCTGTTCCATTGCTTCGGCTCCGTGCTAGGATATATGGCTACGGCAACGCACGGCTCGGCCGTCGTATTCCCCACCGAATCATTCAACGCCCGGGCAGCGCTCACGGCCGTCCAAGAGGAGAGATGCACCGCGCTTTACGGCGTCCCGACAATGTTCATCGAAGAACTCACCCTGATCGATGACGGCGAAGTGCCCAATGAAGGATTCGGCCATCTGCGAACAGGCATCGCAGCCGGAAGCAGTGTGCCAGCTGCCCTGATGCAGAGACTGCACAAGGTCTTAAACCTAACGGAATTGACCATCTGCTATGGCATGACGGAAACCAGCCCCGTCTCCGCCATGACGACCACCGACGATCCGATCGACAAGCGAATCAATACCGTCGGCCGACTCATGCCGCATGTAGAAGCGAAAATCGTGAACCCAGCCGATCGGAGCCAGATTCTCCCCGTCGGTGTGCCCGGTGAACTAGCGGTGAGCGGATACCTCTTGATGAAAGAATACTGGGGCGACCCGCAACGCACCGCGGAATCGATGATCGCGGACGAGAAGGGGAAGGTCTGGATGCAT TCCGGCGACGAAGCGACCATTTCCCCTGACGGGTATGTGACGATTACTGGTCGAATTAAAGACCTCATTATCCGCGGCGGAGAGAATATCCACCCACTTGAGATCGAGAACTGTATATTGACGCACGCTGGCGTCATGGATGTGTCGGTTGTCGGCGTGCCTGATGAGAAGTACGGAGAGGTCGTGGCTGCTTTTATTATTCCCAAAGAACATCAGGATGAGGCTGCGCCTTTGACTGAGGAGAATATCCGGGAATGGGTACGGGGGCGGTTGAGCAATCACCTTG TCCCGAAGTACGTTTTCAATTTGGAACACAcgaccatcttccccaaaacTGCCAGCGGAAAGATACAGAAGTTTAAACTGAAGGAGGATGCTATCAGAACCCTCAAGGAAAGGAACTCGTTGAGCTAA